A region of Centropristis striata isolate RG_2023a ecotype Rhode Island chromosome 17, C.striata_1.0, whole genome shotgun sequence DNA encodes the following proteins:
- the LOC131990171 gene encoding uncharacterized protein LOC131990171 encodes MDDGLLNMLHFFMCCALLLVGVSIQDVEASSCQHVIIHKKVGDTVEFSTCLPAEGVATARWRYKGSQIADRDGVLSGDQFQGRLDLNSTNLSLTVRRLTLQDSGDFTFSSADVNDKQRATVTITLHVHEPITKEPSINFTSTWSPLNESCTVLLDCSTTSDNIVTYDWTVKNQKISGSRLQYTINPEDIEFTCTVSNVVSKTSASVTVKCSNVTSDTENKERATCCLTFFSKALHTFSVRKYIIVLLIYFLFIISAPSSSHLVLLIIRPVIVIILTTVVLLLLLFYIKSKGPCFNRAIQSETVHQGETQQQVYSTLLYVHGSDYETIGGSEVVGTEMK; translated from the exons ATGGATGATGGGCTCCTAAACATGCTCCACTTCTTTATGTGCTGTGCTCTTCTGCTGGTTGGCGTCTCTATCCAGG ATGTGGAGGCTTCCAGTTGTCAACATGTCATCATCCATAAAAAAGTTGGTGACACTGTGGAGTTTTCAACGTGTTTACCAGCTGAAGGGGTCGCCACGGCAAGATGGAGATATAAAGGGTCACAAATTGCAGACAGAGATGGGGTTTTGTCTGGAGATCAGTTTCAGGGCAGATTAGACCTGAACTCTACAAACTTAAGTTTAACAGTGAGACGACTGACTCTCCAAGATTCTGGTGATTTCACTTTTTCTTCAGCGGATGTGAATGACAAACAGAGAGCCACAGTCACCATCACTCTGCATGTTCATG AGCCCATCACTAAAGAGCCTTCCATCAACTTCACTTCCACCTGGAGCCCTTTGAATGAATCCTGTACTGTTTTGCTGGACTGCAGCACGACTTCTGACAACATTGTCACCTACGACTGGACCGTGAAGAACCAGAAAATAAGTGGCTCCAGGCTGCAGTACACCATTAACCCTGAGGACATCGAATTCACCTGCACTGTTTCCAATGTTGTCAGTAAGACGTCGGCATCTGTCACAGTGAAATGCAGCAACGTTACATCTGATACAGAAAACAAAG aacgtgccACT TGCTGTTTGACCTTTTTTAGTAAAGCCCTTCATACCTTCTCTGTAAGAAAATATATTATAGTTCTATTGATatactttttgtttattatttcagCGCCCAGCTCCTCACATCTTGTGCTGTTAATTATCAGGCCGGTTATTGTAATTATACTGACTACTGTAGTGCTGCTCTTGCTGCTTTTCTACATAAAGTCAAAGG GTCCATGTTTTAACAG GGCCATCCAGTCTGAAACAGTCCACCAAGGTGAAACTCAACAGCAGGTGTACTCCACTCTCCTCTATG TTCATGGAAGTGACTATGAAACAATAGGAGGCTCGGAGGTTGTTGGAACAG AGATGAAGTGA